One Peribacillus simplex NBRC 15720 = DSM 1321 genomic region harbors:
- a CDS encoding arsinothricin resistance N-acetyltransferase ArsN1 family A, with protein MIIREAMETDIDSIKEIYNQGIEDRIATLETELKDQTNMEEWFAQHIGRYKVIVADQEGEIVGWASLNQYNSRDAYKGVADLSVYISRDHRGKGIGGLLLQSIEKLAKENDFNKIVLFTFPFNQMGQGLYKKRGYREVGVFKNQGILDGEFVDVMAMEKLL; from the coding sequence ATGATCATTCGTGAAGCGATGGAAACGGACATAGATTCCATCAAAGAAATTTACAATCAAGGGATTGAGGATAGAATTGCCACGTTAGAAACGGAGCTGAAGGATCAAACCAACATGGAGGAATGGTTCGCCCAACACATCGGACGCTATAAGGTAATTGTCGCCGACCAAGAAGGAGAAATCGTTGGATGGGCTTCCTTGAATCAATATAACAGCCGCGATGCTTATAAAGGGGTTGCTGATTTATCCGTTTATATCTCAAGAGATCATCGAGGAAAAGGGATTGGCGGTTTATTGCTGCAATCAATCGAAAAGCTCGCAAAAGAAAATGACTTCAATAAAATTGTGTTATTCACTTTTCCCTTTAACCAGATGGGTCAAGGATTGTACAAAAAACGGGGGTATCGAGAAGTGGGTGTGTTTAAGAACCAGGGAATATTAGACGGAGAATTTGTCGATGTGATGGCTATGGAGAAATTACTTTAA
- a CDS encoding GNAT family N-acetyltransferase, with protein MTDELIIKSLSTLEDLQEVQRLEVLVWGMDCVPTHQTITAVKNGGLVLGGYINGQLVGFQYSFPGFKDGRVYLCSHMLAIHPAHQKNGYGRLLKLAQKEEALKKGYDLITWTYDPLESVNANLNIGKLKAVCSTYMEDCYGNMNDTLNEGLSTDRFMVEWNIRQEAKGDTSPSDKAIHIVTTGMNDQGLPYIKDYHFETNAEVIAIPIPTDIQKIKKGDLRLAIDWRLKTGELFKTLFAKGYVAVGIEREQGENIQNYLLKKQE; from the coding sequence ATGACTGATGAATTAATCATTAAATCCCTATCAACACTAGAGGATTTACAAGAAGTGCAGCGATTGGAAGTCCTTGTATGGGGCATGGATTGCGTTCCCACCCATCAGACGATTACGGCAGTCAAGAACGGCGGGCTTGTTTTAGGCGGCTACATCAATGGCCAGTTAGTCGGGTTTCAATACAGTTTCCCGGGATTCAAGGACGGAAGGGTGTATCTTTGTTCACATATGTTAGCTATCCATCCGGCTCATCAAAAGAATGGCTACGGCAGGTTACTTAAACTTGCACAAAAAGAAGAAGCACTCAAAAAAGGCTACGACTTGATCACATGGACGTATGACCCATTGGAAAGTGTGAATGCAAACTTGAATATCGGTAAGCTAAAAGCTGTTTGCTCTACATATATGGAAGATTGTTATGGGAATATGAATGATACCCTCAATGAAGGATTGTCCACTGATCGGTTCATGGTGGAATGGAATATACGGCAGGAAGCAAAGGGAGATACCTCACCTTCTGATAAAGCCATACACATCGTAACGACAGGCATGAATGACCAAGGCCTTCCTTACATCAAGGATTATCATTTCGAAACCAATGCCGAGGTGATCGCCATACCCATTCCGACGGATATTCAAAAAATCAAAAAAGGTGATCTCCGCCTTGCGATTGATTGGCGGTTAAAAACGGGTGAATTATTCAAAACGCTTTTTGCCAAAGGATATGTTGCAGTCGGAATCGAACGGGAACAAGGAGAAAACATTCAAAACTATTTATTAAAAAAACAGGAATAA
- a CDS encoding SpoVR family protein, which translates to MNGAEQKALEYAISEITEIATGFGLDFYPMRYEICPSEIIYTFGAYGMPTRFSHWSFGKQFHKMKLQYDFGLSKIYELVINSDPCYAFLLDSNSLVQNKLIVAHVLAHCDFFKNNVRFNNTKRDMVESMSATAERIREYEIQHGKKEVETFLDALLAIEEHIDPSLMRPKLAWTMEDEEEEEEIKPTATQYDDLWNLDNKDKPKESNIKKRKKFPPRPEKDIMLFIEQYSRDLTDWQRDIMTMIREEMLYFWPQLETKIMNEGWASYWHQRIIRELDLSSGEAIEFAKLNAGVVQPSRTSINPYYLGLKVLEDIEERYDNPTEEMIRLGVKPGSGREKMFEVREIESDISFIRNYLTKDLVMREDMYLFQKQGKDYKIVDKAWEQVRDQLVSMRVNGGFPYITVNDGDFMRNGELYLKHWYEGIELDLKYLEKVMPYIHQLWGRSVHMESVMEGKEVLFSYDGKGIHRKYL; encoded by the coding sequence ATGAATGGAGCGGAGCAAAAGGCTCTGGAATATGCCATTAGTGAAATTACGGAAATAGCAACTGGGTTCGGGTTGGATTTTTACCCGATGCGTTATGAAATATGCCCTTCAGAAATCATTTATACATTTGGTGCCTATGGGATGCCGACCCGTTTTTCTCATTGGAGCTTTGGGAAGCAATTTCATAAAATGAAGCTGCAGTACGACTTTGGATTGAGTAAGATCTATGAACTGGTCATTAACTCTGATCCTTGTTACGCTTTTCTGCTGGACTCCAATTCACTTGTACAAAATAAATTGATTGTTGCCCACGTTTTGGCGCATTGTGATTTCTTTAAGAATAATGTACGTTTCAATAATACTAAGAGAGATATGGTAGAAAGTATGTCGGCAACGGCAGAAAGAATCCGTGAATATGAAATCCAGCATGGCAAAAAGGAAGTGGAAACCTTCCTTGATGCACTTTTAGCGATTGAAGAACATATCGATCCGTCGCTGATGAGACCGAAGCTTGCCTGGACGATGGAAGATGAGGAAGAAGAAGAGGAAATAAAACCGACAGCCACACAATACGATGATTTATGGAACCTTGATAATAAGGATAAACCGAAGGAATCCAACATTAAAAAAAGAAAAAAATTCCCGCCAAGGCCTGAAAAGGATATAATGCTTTTCATTGAACAGTACAGCAGGGATTTAACCGATTGGCAACGGGATATCATGACGATGATCAGGGAAGAGATGCTGTATTTCTGGCCGCAGCTGGAAACGAAAATCATGAATGAAGGCTGGGCATCCTACTGGCATCAGCGCATAATCCGTGAATTGGATTTATCCTCAGGGGAAGCCATTGAATTCGCAAAACTGAACGCAGGTGTCGTTCAGCCATCACGGACCAGCATCAACCCTTATTATCTTGGATTGAAAGTGCTTGAAGATATTGAAGAACGCTATGATAATCCAACCGAAGAAATGATAAGGCTGGGCGTCAAGCCTGGATCTGGCCGGGAAAAGATGTTCGAAGTCAGGGAAATCGAATCGGATATTTCCTTTATCCGCAATTATTTGACGAAAGACCTCGTCATGCGGGAGGATATGTATTTATTCCAAAAGCAGGGCAAGGATTATAAAATCGTCGATAAGGCATGGGAACAGGTTCGTGATCAACTCGTCAGTATGAGGGTTAACGGCGGTTTCCCCTATATAACAGTTAACGATGGGGACTTCATGCGTAATGGGGAACTTTATCTAAAGCATTGGTATGAAGGTATTGAACTGGATCTGAAATATCTCGAAAAAGTCATGCCATATATCCATCAGCTCTGGGGCCGCTCCGTTCATATGGAATCAGTCATGGAAGGAAAAGAAGTCCTGTTTTCCTATGATGGAAAAGGTATTCACCGGAAATATTTATAA
- the menC gene encoding o-succinylbenzoate synthase produces the protein MKITEVRLRHLNMDLVAPFTTSFGTFVDKEFILVEVKNGKGLSGWAESVAFSAPWYNEETIKTNWTMLEDFLIPLVLDKEIEHPRDVSDMFSHMRKNNMAKSAIEGAIWDLYAKEKNIPLSMALGGELEKIDVGISIGIQKTVPELLAKIEAGLKDGYKRIKMKIQPGWDVDVIREVRNRYPDVPIMADANSAYRLKDIELLKQLDQFDLMMIEQPLSSDDIVDHATLQAEIKTPICLDESIHSVEDARKALELGSCKIINIKIGRVGGLTEAMKIHELCKERNVPVWCGGMLESGVGRAHNIALTTLDNFTMPGDTAASANYWHKDIIQPEVTVNDGVITVPKAAGIGYEVDYAAVDEFTSYSKRYTK, from the coding sequence ATGAAAATAACTGAAGTGCGTTTACGTCATTTAAATATGGATTTGGTAGCTCCCTTTACCACAAGTTTTGGAACGTTTGTAGATAAGGAGTTCATTCTTGTGGAAGTGAAAAATGGAAAGGGGCTTTCAGGTTGGGCTGAATCAGTGGCTTTTTCAGCACCTTGGTATAACGAAGAAACAATAAAAACCAATTGGACCATGCTGGAGGATTTTCTGATTCCGCTTGTATTGGATAAAGAAATAGAGCATCCTCGTGATGTATCGGATATGTTCTCGCACATGCGTAAAAATAATATGGCAAAGTCGGCTATCGAGGGAGCCATCTGGGATTTATATGCAAAAGAAAAGAATATCCCATTAAGTATGGCTTTAGGAGGGGAACTGGAAAAAATCGATGTTGGGATCAGTATCGGCATCCAAAAAACGGTACCTGAATTACTGGCGAAGATAGAAGCTGGATTGAAGGATGGGTATAAAAGAATCAAAATGAAAATTCAACCAGGTTGGGATGTAGATGTAATCAGGGAAGTACGCAATCGATATCCTGATGTCCCGATCATGGCAGATGCAAACTCCGCTTACCGTCTGAAAGACATCGAATTACTGAAGCAGCTTGATCAATTTGATTTAATGATGATCGAGCAGCCCTTGTCATCGGATGATATTGTTGATCATGCCACATTACAAGCAGAAATCAAAACACCGATTTGCTTGGATGAAAGTATACATTCCGTGGAGGATGCAAGAAAAGCCCTTGAATTGGGAAGCTGTAAAATCATTAATATTAAGATCGGCAGGGTTGGCGGTTTAACGGAAGCAATGAAAATTCATGAATTATGTAAAGAAAGGAATGTACCGGTTTGGTGCGGAGGCATGTTGGAATCTGGTGTGGGGCGTGCCCATAATATCGCATTGACAACACTTGATAACTTCACGATGCCTGGTGATACAGCAGCATCCGCGAATTATTGGCATAAAGACATCATCCAACCAGAGGTTACAGTGAATGATGGGGTCATAACCGTTCCAAAGGCGGCAGGCATTGGCTATGAAGTCGATTACGCTGCGGTCGATGAATTCACTTCCTATAGTAAAAGATATACTAAATGA